A stretch of the Brevundimonas sp. MF30-B genome encodes the following:
- the rplN gene encoding 50S ribosomal protein L14, with protein MIQMQTNLEVADNSGARRVMCIKVLGGSKRRYASVGDTIVASVKEAIPRGRVKKGDVVRAIVVRTAKDIQRKDGSVIRFDKSAAVIVNKQNEPVGTRIFGPVPRELRAKNHMKIISLAPEVL; from the coding sequence ATGATCCAGATGCAAACTAACCTGGAGGTGGCCGACAATTCGGGCGCTCGCCGGGTCATGTGCATCAAGGTGTTGGGCGGCTCCAAGCGCCGCTACGCCTCGGTGGGCGACACCATTGTCGCCTCGGTGAAGGAAGCGATTCCGCGCGGCCGCGTGAAGAAGGGCGATGTCGTTCGCGCCATCGTCGTGCGCACCGCCAAGGACATCCAGCGCAAGGACGGCTCTGTCATCCGTTTCGACAAGTCGGCCGCCGTCATCGTCAACAAGCAGAACGAGCCCGTCGGCACGCGGATCTTCGGCCCGGTTCCCCGCGAACTGCGCGCCAAGAACCACATGAAGATCATCTCGCTGGCTCCGGAGGTCCTGTAA
- the rplX gene encoding 50S ribosomal protein L24 yields MAAKIKSGDNVVVLTGKDKGRTGKVLKVLPTENRVVVQGVNMVQRHTRPTQADPQGGIKNKEASLHLSNVAIADANGKATRVGFKIEGDKKVRFAKTTGDVI; encoded by the coding sequence ATGGCCGCCAAGATCAAATCGGGCGACAACGTCGTCGTCCTGACCGGCAAGGACAAGGGCCGCACCGGCAAGGTGCTCAAGGTTCTGCCGACCGAAAACCGCGTCGTCGTGCAAGGCGTCAACATGGTTCAGCGCCACACGCGCCCGACCCAGGCTGACCCGCAAGGCGGCATCAAGAACAAGGAAGCGTCGCTGCACCTGTCGAACGTCGCGATCGCCGACGCCAATGGCAAGGCGACCCGCGTCGGCTTCAAGATCGAAGGCGACAAGAAGGTCCGCTTCGCCAAGACGACGGGAGACGTCATCTGA
- the rplE gene encoding 50S ribosomal protein L5 produces the protein MAATEKYTPRLKDEYKARIRQVMKEKFGYTNEMQVPKLDKIVLNMGIGEAVADSKKANAALKDLTAIAGQKAVATKARNSIAGFKLREGMVIGGKVTLRGDQMYEFLDRFITIALPRVKDFRGLKGTSFDGRGNYATGLKEHIVFPEINYDQIDQMWGMDIVVCTTAKTDEEAKALLTEFKFPFVTN, from the coding sequence ATGGCCGCTACCGAGAAATACACCCCGCGCCTGAAGGACGAGTACAAGGCTCGCATCCGCCAGGTGATGAAGGAAAAGTTCGGCTACACGAACGAGATGCAGGTGCCCAAGCTGGACAAGATCGTCCTGAACATGGGCATCGGTGAAGCGGTCGCCGACTCCAAGAAGGCGAACGCCGCCCTCAAGGATCTGACCGCCATCGCCGGTCAGAAGGCCGTCGCCACCAAGGCTCGCAACTCCATCGCTGGCTTCAAGCTGCGCGAAGGCATGGTCATCGGCGGCAAGGTCACGCTGCGCGGCGATCAGATGTACGAGTTCCTGGACCGGTTCATCACGATCGCGCTGCCGCGCGTGAAGGATTTCCGGGGCCTGAAGGGCACCTCGTTCGACGGTCGTGGCAACTACGCCACCGGTCTGAAGGAGCACATCGTGTTCCCGGAGATCAACTACGACCAGATCGACCAGATGTGGGGCATGGACATTGTCGTCTGCACCACGGCCAAGACCGATGAGGAAGCCAAGGCTCTCCTCACCGAGTTCAAGTTCCCGTTCGTGACGAACTGA
- the rpsN gene encoding 30S ribosomal protein S14, which yields MAKKSAVNRNEAVKALVAKYAAKREALKATANDESLPLEERFEARLKLAELPRNSAPTRIRNRCEVTGRPRAYYRKLKMSRIALRELGNLGQVPGLTKSSW from the coding sequence ATGGCTAAGAAAAGCGCCGTAAACCGCAATGAAGCCGTCAAGGCCCTGGTTGCGAAGTATGCCGCGAAGCGGGAAGCCCTGAAGGCGACCGCCAACGACGAGAGCCTGCCGCTGGAGGAGCGCTTCGAAGCGCGCCTGAAGCTGGCGGAACTGCCGCGTAACTCCGCGCCGACGCGCATCCGCAATCGCTGCGAGGTGACGGGTCGTCCGCGGGCTTACTACCGCAAGCTCAAGATGAGCCGTATCGCCCTGCGCGAACTCGGCAACCTGGGGCAAGTCCCCGGCCTGACGAAGTCGAGCTGGTAA
- the rpsH gene encoding 30S ribosomal protein S8: protein MMINDPLSDMIARIKNAATRKRSKVLTPASRLRQRVLDVLQDEGYIRGYSLVQNPGEFPQFEIELKYFDGQPVIAEIARVSKPGRRVYSAISDLKPIKNGLGISILSTSKGVMSDAAARDANVGGEVLCRVY from the coding sequence ATGATGATCAACGATCCCCTGAGCGACATGATCGCTCGCATCAAGAACGCGGCGACCCGCAAGCGTTCCAAGGTGCTGACCCCGGCCTCGCGTCTGCGCCAGCGCGTCCTCGACGTGCTGCAGGACGAAGGCTACATCCGCGGCTATTCGCTGGTTCAGAACCCCGGTGAATTCCCGCAGTTCGAGATCGAGCTGAAGTACTTCGACGGCCAGCCGGTGATCGCCGAGATCGCCCGCGTGTCGAAGCCCGGCCGCCGCGTCTATTCGGCCATCAGCGATCTGAAGCCGATCAAGAACGGCCTCGGCATCTCGATCCTTTCGACTTCGAAGGGCGTCATGTCCGACGCCGCCGCGCGCGACGCCAACGTCGGCGGCGAAGTCCTCTGCAGGGTCTACTGA
- the rplF gene encoding 50S ribosomal protein L6, translated as MSRIGKKTISIPKGVTVTLDGQTIAVKGPKGERSWTVAEEIEVKQEGDELSLTPRSDTQRARAMWGLSRTLVDNMVTGVTSGFEKSLELVGVGYRAAMKGQALSLQLGFSHEVDIDPPAGVTFAVPKQTEIKISGSDKQAVGQIAAVIRKLRPPEPYKGKGVRYAGEKVRRKEGKKK; from the coding sequence ATGTCCCGTATCGGCAAGAAAACCATCAGCATCCCGAAGGGCGTGACTGTCACGCTCGACGGCCAGACCATCGCGGTGAAGGGTCCGAAGGGCGAGCGCTCCTGGACCGTGGCCGAAGAGATCGAGGTCAAGCAGGAAGGCGACGAGCTGTCGCTGACCCCGCGTTCGGACACCCAGCGCGCTCGCGCGATGTGGGGTCTGTCGCGCACCCTGGTCGACAACATGGTCACCGGCGTCACTTCGGGCTTCGAGAAATCCCTGGAGCTGGTCGGCGTGGGTTACCGCGCCGCGATGAAGGGCCAAGCCCTGTCGCTGCAACTCGGCTTCTCGCATGAAGTCGACATCGACCCGCCCGCCGGCGTCACCTTCGCGGTGCCCAAGCAGACCGAGATCAAGATCTCGGGCTCCGACAAGCAGGCCGTGGGTCAGATCGCCGCCGTCATCCGCAAGCTGCGTCCGCCTGAGCCCTATAAGGGCAAGGGCGTCCGTTATGCGGGCGAGAAGGTGCGTCGCAAGGAAGGCAAGAAGAAGTAG
- the rplR gene encoding 50S ribosomal protein L18: MALSLRQQAKRRSERTRRRLKAVANGRLRLSVHRSDKNISAQIIDDAQGVTVAFASSLEGEKGKKEKGSDVAAATRIGKLIAERAIEKGVKDVVFDRGGYIYHGRVKALAEAAREAGLNF; encoded by the coding sequence ATGGCTCTCTCTCTTCGACAACAAGCCAAGCGCCGTTCAGAGCGCACTCGTCGCCGCCTGAAGGCCGTGGCCAACGGCCGCCTGCGTCTTTCGGTGCACCGGTCGGACAAGAACATCTCGGCCCAGATCATCGACGACGCCCAAGGCGTCACGGTGGCCTTCGCCTCCTCGCTGGAAGGCGAAAAGGGCAAGAAGGAAAAGGGCTCGGACGTCGCCGCCGCAACGCGGATCGGCAAGCTGATCGCCGAACGCGCCATCGAGAAGGGCGTCAAGGACGTCGTCTTCGACCGCGGCGGCTACATCTATCACGGACGGGTGAAGGCGCTGGCGGAAGCCGCGCGTGAAGCCGGCCTGAACTTCTAA
- the rpsE gene encoding 30S ribosomal protein S5 — protein sequence MAQQPQRGGGDRNRRDNRNAPAVDGPDSDIVEKLVHINRVAATVKGGRRFSFAALMVVGDGKGRVGFGHGKAREVPEAIRKATEEAKKTMIKVPLRENRTLHHDGNGRWGAGKIMMRAAPPGTGVIAGGPMRAVLETLGVQDVVGKSTGSSNPYNMIRATFEALKVQSSPRMVASKRGKKVADLMGRRNDGASAPEAIEG from the coding sequence ATGGCGCAACAACCCCAACGCGGCGGCGGCGATCGCAATCGCCGTGACAACCGCAACGCTCCCGCCGTCGACGGTCCGGACTCGGACATCGTCGAGAAGCTGGTGCACATCAACCGCGTCGCCGCCACCGTGAAGGGCGGCCGCCGGTTCTCGTTCGCGGCCCTGATGGTCGTCGGCGACGGCAAGGGCCGCGTCGGCTTCGGTCATGGCAAGGCGCGCGAAGTGCCGGAAGCCATCCGCAAGGCGACCGAAGAAGCCAAGAAGACCATGATCAAGGTTCCGCTGCGCGAGAACCGCACCCTGCACCACGACGGCAATGGCCGTTGGGGCGCCGGCAAGATCATGATGCGCGCCGCCCCTCCCGGGACCGGCGTCATCGCGGGCGGTCCGATGCGCGCCGTGCTCGAAACCCTCGGCGTCCAGGACGTCGTGGGCAAGTCGACCGGTTCGTCGAACCCCTACAACATGATCCGCGCCACCTTCGAAGCTCTGAAGGTCCAGTCCTCGCCCCGCATGGTCGCGTCCAAGCGTGGCAAGAAGGTCGCGGATCTGATGGGCCGTCGCAACGACGGCGCCTCGGCGCCTGAAGCCATCGAGGGCTGA
- the rpmD gene encoding 50S ribosomal protein L30, translated as MAKQDTATVTIRQTGSPIRRKADQRATLSGLGLNRVGRESTLEDTPSVRGMIAKVAHMVEVVEK; from the coding sequence ATGGCCAAACAAGACACCGCCACCGTCACCATCCGCCAGACGGGCAGCCCGATCCGCCGCAAGGCCGATCAGCGCGCCACCCTGTCGGGCCTGGGTCTCAACCGCGTGGGCCGTGAATCGACCCTGGAGGACACCCCCTCCGTGCGCGGCATGATCGCCAAGGTCGCCCACATGGTCGAAGTGGTCGAGAAGTAA
- the rplO gene encoding 50S ribosomal protein L15 → MKLNEIRDNEGAHKKRMRVGRGPGSGKGKTAGRGVKGQKSRSGVAIGGFEGGQMPLYMRMPKRGFNNPNALKLAEVNLWRLQDAIDAKKLDIKGDITGEALVAAGVIRRVKDGVRLLGTGEIKGKLNLVVWSASAGAIKAIEAAGGSVTQQRIEAEAKAQARLDKRQAARGKPKA, encoded by the coding sequence ATGAAACTGAACGAAATTCGCGACAACGAAGGCGCCCACAAGAAGCGCATGCGCGTCGGCCGTGGCCCGGGTTCGGGCAAGGGCAAGACCGCCGGTCGCGGCGTCAAGGGTCAGAAGTCGCGTTCGGGCGTCGCCATCGGCGGCTTCGAAGGCGGCCAGATGCCGCTGTACATGCGCATGCCCAAGCGCGGCTTCAACAATCCCAACGCCCTGAAGCTGGCTGAAGTGAACCTGTGGCGCCTGCAGGACGCCATCGACGCCAAGAAGCTGGACATCAAGGGCGACATCACCGGCGAGGCCCTGGTGGCCGCCGGCGTGATCCGTCGCGTCAAGGACGGCGTCCGTCTGCTGGGCACCGGTGAGATCAAGGGCAAGTTGAACCTGGTGGTGTGGTCGGCCTCGGCCGGCGCCATCAAGGCCATCGAAGCGGCCGGCGGCTCGGTGACGCAGCAGCGCATCGAGGCCGAAGCCAAGGCTCAGGCCCGTCTGGACAAGCGTCAGGCGGCCCGCGGCAAGCCCAAGGCCTGA
- the secY gene encoding preprotein translocase subunit SecY, with protein MASAAEQLAANMNMGSFARATELHKRLLFTLGALLVYRIGTFVPIPGINSEAFLAFFQNPEGQRGILDMFNMFSGGAVERMAVFALNVMPYISASIIVQLMQAVYPPWEKLKKEGGESGRKQLNQYTRYLTVFLAVAQSLGIAIGLNAQPSLVDNPGLFFITTTVVTLTGGTMFLMWLGEQVTARGVGNGISLIIFAGIVAVLPSTVARLLGLAQQGQMSAFVLLFIAIMAVAVVAFIVFMERAQRRLLIQYPKRQEGNRMAGGERSFLPLKVNTAGVIPAIFASSLLMLPATVAQFTANADLPEWMSWLPMVTAQLTHGQPLFMVLYAALIIFFCFFYTSITFNPDDTAENLRKYGGFLPGIRPGKRTAEYLDYVLTRLTTIGAAYITAVCLLPEFLVSQLGNTSLYFGGTSLLIVVSVTMDTVSQIQSHLLAHQYEGLIKKAKLRGRGGGPRGGGGRGTPAPIRR; from the coding sequence ATGGCCTCGGCCGCTGAACAACTCGCTGCAAACATGAACATGGGCTCGTTCGCCAGGGCGACCGAGCTTCACAAGCGCCTGCTGTTCACGCTGGGCGCGCTGCTGGTCTATCGGATTGGCACCTTCGTGCCGATTCCCGGCATCAACTCCGAAGCCTTCCTGGCCTTCTTCCAGAATCCGGAGGGGCAGCGCGGCATCCTGGACATGTTCAACATGTTCTCGGGCGGCGCGGTCGAGCGGATGGCCGTCTTCGCGCTGAACGTGATGCCCTACATCTCGGCCTCGATCATCGTGCAGCTGATGCAGGCGGTTTATCCGCCGTGGGAGAAGCTGAAGAAGGAAGGCGGGGAGAGCGGCCGCAAGCAGCTGAACCAGTACACACGCTATCTGACCGTCTTCCTGGCGGTGGCGCAATCGCTGGGCATCGCGATCGGACTGAACGCTCAGCCGAGTCTGGTGGACAATCCCGGCCTGTTCTTCATCACCACGACCGTCGTGACCCTGACGGGCGGCACCATGTTCCTGATGTGGCTGGGCGAGCAGGTGACCGCGCGCGGGGTCGGCAACGGCATCTCGCTGATCATCTTCGCCGGCATCGTGGCGGTTCTGCCGTCCACTGTCGCGCGCCTGCTGGGCCTGGCTCAGCAGGGCCAGATGTCCGCCTTCGTCCTGCTGTTCATCGCCATCATGGCCGTGGCCGTGGTCGCCTTCATCGTCTTCATGGAGCGGGCCCAGCGTCGTCTGCTGATCCAGTATCCCAAGCGCCAGGAAGGCAACCGCATGGCGGGCGGCGAGCGTTCGTTCCTGCCGCTGAAGGTCAACACCGCCGGCGTCATCCCGGCGATCTTCGCCTCATCGCTGCTGATGCTGCCGGCGACCGTCGCCCAGTTCACAGCCAATGCCGACTTGCCTGAGTGGATGAGCTGGCTGCCGATGGTCACGGCCCAGCTGACTCACGGCCAGCCCCTGTTCATGGTGCTGTACGCCGCCCTGATCATCTTCTTCTGCTTCTTCTACACCTCGATCACCTTCAATCCGGACGACACGGCCGAGAACCTGCGCAAGTACGGCGGCTTCCTGCCGGGCATCCGTCCGGGCAAGCGCACGGCGGAGTATCTGGACTATGTGTTGACCCGCCTGACCACGATCGGCGCCGCCTACATCACCGCCGTCTGCCTGCTGCCCGAGTTTCTGGTTTCGCAGCTGGGCAACACCAGCCTCTATTTCGGCGGCACCTCGCTGCTGATCGTGGTGTCGGTGACCATGGACACGGTCTCCCAGATCCAGTCCCACCTGCTGGCCCACCAGTACGAAGGCCTGATCAAGAAGGCGAAGTTGCGCGGGCGAGGCGGCGGCCCGCGTGGCGGGGGCGGTCGTGGGACGCCGGCGCCGATTCGGCGCTGA
- a CDS encoding adenylate kinase, translating to MNLILFGPPAAGKGTQAKRLVEERGMVQLSTGDMLRAAIASGSELGQTVKDVLARGDLVTDEIVIALIEDRLPEAEAAGGAIFDGFPRTVAQAEALDAMLATRGGQIDRVVRLKVDDAALTERIAKRFADQGRPDDNPDTFKDRLTVYNRQTAPLLPYYEAQGKLIEIDGMGDIAAVARGIDAALA from the coding sequence GTGAACCTGATCCTGTTTGGCCCGCCCGCAGCGGGCAAGGGCACCCAGGCCAAGCGCCTGGTCGAAGAGCGCGGCATGGTGCAGCTGTCGACCGGCGACATGCTGCGTGCCGCCATCGCTTCCGGATCGGAGCTGGGCCAGACCGTCAAGGACGTGCTGGCGCGCGGCGACCTTGTGACCGACGAGATCGTCATCGCCCTCATCGAGGACCGCCTGCCCGAGGCCGAAGCGGCAGGCGGCGCCATCTTCGACGGCTTCCCCCGCACCGTGGCCCAGGCCGAAGCCCTGGACGCCATGCTGGCTACGCGCGGCGGCCAGATCGACCGCGTCGTCCGGCTGAAGGTCGATGACGCCGCCCTGACCGAACGGATCGCCAAGCGGTTCGCCGATCAGGGCCGTCCGGACGACAATCCTGACACCTTCAAGGACCGTCTGACCGTCTACAACCGCCAGACGGCGCCGCTGCTTCCCTATTACGAAGCCCAGGGCAAGTTGATCGAGATCGACGGCATGGGCGACATCGCGGCCGTGGCCAGGGGCATCGACGCCGCGCTGGCCTAG
- a CDS encoding energy transducer TonB yields the protein MRARAVAAWAVVAALHGGVALYLNRTHGQSPAPSLAPIEVVLFRPPPEPIAPPAEPEPAASEGGGAPAAPSRVRPTPRPPAVPVELAAPPEPAPDPDPVIVGQAPIAGPVAGQGQGGEGTGTGGGTGSGVGPGSGGRFQVLRGPTLDERRRAHPPAALRAGRSGRAAMSCIIGLDERLSDCRIVSETPEGQGFGPAALTLAPAFRARPPILDGRAQPGTRGVFGVIFGRDG from the coding sequence GTGCGCGCCCGGGCCGTCGCGGCCTGGGCCGTTGTCGCGGCTCTGCACGGCGGGGTGGCGCTCTATCTGAACCGAACCCACGGCCAATCGCCGGCGCCGTCGCTCGCGCCGATCGAGGTCGTCCTGTTTCGTCCCCCGCCGGAGCCGATTGCGCCGCCGGCGGAGCCCGAGCCCGCAGCCAGTGAAGGCGGCGGCGCGCCAGCTGCGCCTTCGCGGGTCCGACCAACGCCGCGGCCGCCCGCAGTTCCCGTCGAACTCGCCGCGCCTCCTGAACCCGCGCCGGACCCGGACCCGGTCATTGTCGGCCAGGCCCCAATCGCCGGACCCGTCGCCGGCCAGGGCCAGGGCGGTGAGGGGACCGGAACGGGAGGAGGGACCGGCTCCGGCGTCGGGCCGGGGTCTGGGGGGCGTTTCCAGGTGTTGCGGGGCCCCACCCTTGACGAGCGTCGCCGCGCCCATCCTCCGGCCGCGCTGCGGGCGGGCCGATCTGGCCGCGCAGCGATGTCGTGCATCATCGGCTTAGACGAGCGGCTGAGCGACTGCCGCATCGTCAGCGAGACGCCGGAGGGGCAGGGCTTTGGCCCCGCCGCCCTGACCCTGGCGCCCGCGTTCCGGGCCCGTCCGCCGATCTTGGACGGCCGCGCTCAGCCGGGGACGCGGGGCGTCTTCGGCGTCATCTTCGGCCGCGACGGCTGA
- the rpsM gene encoding 30S ribosomal protein S13 — MARIAGVNIPTNKRVEIALQYIHGIGAHAAKEITAKVGIEPSRRVNQLTDAEVLQIRETIDKDHTVEGDLRRETSMNIKRLMDLACYRGLRHRKGLPVRGQRTHTNARTRKGPAKPIAGKKK; from the coding sequence GTGGCCCGTATCGCTGGCGTCAACATTCCGACCAACAAGCGCGTCGAAATCGCGCTTCAGTACATCCATGGCATCGGCGCGCACGCCGCCAAGGAGATCACGGCCAAGGTGGGCATCGAGCCCTCGCGCCGCGTCAACCAGCTGACGGACGCCGAAGTCCTGCAGATTCGCGAGACCATCGACAAGGACCACACCGTAGAGGGCGATCTGCGTCGTGAGACCTCGATGAACATCAAGCGTCTGATGGACCTGGCCTGCTATCGCGGCCTGCGTCACCGCAAGGGCCTGCCGGTCCGCGGTCAGCGCACGCACACCAATGCTCGCACCCGCAAGGGCCCCGCCAAGCCGATCGCCGGCAAGAAGAAGTAA
- the rpsK gene encoding 30S ribosomal protein S11 encodes MAKEQGRVKRRERKNITSGVAHVNASFNNTMITITDAQGNAISWSSAGHMGFKGSRKSTPYAAQMAAEDAGKKAAEHGVKTLEVNVSGPGSGRESALRALQAVGMTITTIRDVTPMPHNGCRPPKRRRV; translated from the coding sequence ATGGCCAAGGAACAGGGTCGCGTTAAGCGCCGCGAACGCAAGAACATCACCTCGGGCGTCGCCCACGTGAATGCGTCGTTCAACAACACCATGATCACGATCACCGACGCCCAGGGCAACGCCATCTCCTGGTCCTCGGCGGGTCACATGGGCTTCAAGGGTTCGCGCAAATCGACCCCGTACGCCGCCCAGATGGCCGCGGAAGACGCCGGCAAGAAGGCCGCCGAGCACGGCGTCAAGACGCTGGAAGTCAATGTGTCGGGCCCTGGCTCCGGTCGTGAATCGGCTCTGCGCGCCCTGCAGGCCGTGGGCATGACGATCACGACCATCCGCGACGTGACGCCGATGCCCCACAACGGCTGCCGTCCGCCCAAACGCCGCCGCGTCTAA
- a CDS encoding DNA-directed RNA polymerase subunit alpha: MIEKNWQELIRPEKPQIETGADAQRKARLVAEPLERGFGVTLGNALRRVLLSSLQGAAVTAIQIDGVVHEFSSLEGVREDVVDIVLNIKQLALRMHAEGPKRMTLKATGPGAVTAGQIDAPADIEVLNPDHVICTLDDGASVRMELTVQNGKGYVAAEMNRPEDAPIGLIAVDALYSPVKRVAYRVEPTRQGQSLDYDKLIMEVETNGAVTPVDAVAYASRILQDQLQIFITFDEPKAAVEQSDGKPDLPFNPALLKKVDELELSVRSANCLKNDNIVYIGDLIQKTEGEMLRTPNFGRKSLNEIKEVLATMGLSLGMDVPNWPPENIEDLAKKFDDQI; the protein is encoded by the coding sequence ATGATCGAGAAGAACTGGCAAGAGCTGATCCGTCCCGAGAAACCGCAGATCGAGACCGGCGCCGACGCCCAACGCAAAGCGCGTCTGGTGGCCGAACCTCTGGAGCGCGGTTTCGGTGTGACGCTCGGCAACGCCCTGCGGCGCGTGCTGCTGTCCTCGCTGCAAGGCGCGGCGGTCACGGCCATCCAAATTGACGGCGTGGTCCATGAATTCTCGTCGCTGGAAGGCGTGCGGGAAGACGTGGTCGACATCGTCCTGAACATCAAGCAACTGGCGCTGCGCATGCATGCCGAGGGGCCCAAGCGCATGACGCTGAAAGCCACTGGCCCGGGCGCCGTCACCGCCGGTCAGATCGACGCTCCGGCCGACATCGAGGTGCTGAACCCCGATCACGTCATCTGCACCCTGGACGACGGCGCTTCGGTGCGCATGGAACTGACGGTCCAGAACGGCAAGGGCTACGTCGCCGCCGAGATGAACCGTCCGGAAGACGCCCCGATCGGCCTGATCGCCGTCGACGCCCTGTATTCGCCGGTGAAGCGCGTCGCCTACCGCGTCGAGCCGACCCGTCAGGGCCAATCGCTGGACTATGACAAGCTGATCATGGAGGTCGAAACCAACGGCGCCGTGACCCCGGTGGACGCGGTGGCCTACGCCTCGCGCATTCTCCAGGACCAGCTGCAGATTTTCATCACCTTCGACGAGCCCAAGGCGGCGGTGGAACAGTCGGACGGCAAGCCCGACCTGCCGTTCAACCCGGCCCTGCTGAAGAAGGTGGACGAGCTGGAACTGTCGGTTCGTTCGGCCAACTGCCTGAAGAACGACAACATCGTCTACATCGGCGACCTGATCCAGAAGACCGAGGGCGAGATGCTTCGCACCCCGAACTTCGGCCGCAAGTCGCTGAACGAGATCAAGGAAGTGCTGGCGACCATGGGCCTCAGCCTCGGCATGGATGTGCCGAACTGGCCGCCGGAAAACATCGAAGATCTGGCCAAGAAGTTCGACGACCAGATCTAA